Proteins from a genomic interval of Solidesulfovibrio sp.:
- the recD gene encoding exodeoxyribonuclease V subunit alpha translates to MLRAESPAITRLRQMGLFEPLDLHFANCLCQLGKCHADDLALAAALASRATSLGHVCIDLSLPLDTIFHEASLPLRDTARFSTALPELPCIGGPDAHVPLVLDGTRLYLKRYHQYERDLAEGLLRLAARPVSTSQEAATAAVRRLFPDEGDELDMQMTAVFAASRSRLIIVTGGPGTGKTFTAARIVALLQEIEGIPGHRIALAAPTGKAAARLFESLHQAFTTPLLADRAEDLPTEATTLHRLLGLRPNSPTARHNQGNPLPYDTIFVDEASMVSLPVLAKLVRALPEAARLILLGDRDQLASVEAGAALADICGDGSVKEFSKVFRENLAAVSSKADGLSEAAEPYPPLADAIVHLHRTWRFDDKSGIAAVSRAVRTGDVAATLAALTEPHADLTWFQSGSIDEARIALQPLLEEYATALEAKTAEEAFRAWGSLRLLTPLRHGVYGVEGLNRLIDTGLRELGAIRGSGFWHPGKPIMVTRNEPSLNLFNGDMGVTLEDDAGYLRVWFPAPHGRWRHLSPTRLTAVEEVYAMTVHKSQGSEFDAVFLLLPDYESPVLTREILYTALTRAKKRATVIGGNKTIGACVAKATTRHSNLGNLLTNVSHRQETTIG, encoded by the coding sequence ATGCTGCGCGCTGAGTCCCCAGCGATCACTCGGCTGCGTCAGATGGGACTTTTCGAGCCCCTGGATCTGCACTTTGCCAACTGTCTCTGCCAGCTCGGCAAGTGTCATGCGGATGATCTGGCCCTGGCCGCAGCGCTGGCCAGCCGGGCGACGAGCCTTGGCCATGTCTGTATCGACCTGTCCCTGCCGCTCGACACGATCTTTCATGAAGCCTCTTTGCCGTTACGCGACACGGCGCGTTTCTCGACCGCTCTTCCGGAGCTCCCTTGCATCGGAGGCCCTGATGCGCATGTACCTCTCGTGCTCGACGGCACTAGGCTCTATCTCAAGCGATACCACCAGTATGAACGCGATCTGGCTGAGGGACTCTTGCGGCTCGCCGCTAGACCTGTCAGCACCAGCCAAGAGGCTGCCACCGCCGCTGTACGCCGCCTCTTTCCGGATGAGGGCGACGAACTTGACATGCAGATGACAGCTGTCTTCGCAGCCAGCCGCTCCCGTTTGATCATCGTCACCGGCGGCCCCGGCACGGGCAAAACCTTCACCGCCGCCCGCATCGTCGCACTCCTCCAGGAGATCGAGGGGATTCCGGGCCATCGCATCGCCCTAGCTGCACCCACGGGCAAGGCAGCTGCCCGTCTCTTTGAATCTTTGCACCAAGCCTTTACCACACCCCTCCTGGCTGACCGAGCTGAGGACCTGCCGACAGAGGCCACGACCCTTCACCGATTGCTCGGCCTGCGTCCAAACTCCCCCACAGCCCGCCATAACCAGGGCAACCCCCTTCCTTACGACACAATTTTTGTTGACGAGGCTTCCATGGTCTCTTTGCCAGTCCTGGCAAAACTGGTGCGTGCCCTTCCTGAAGCGGCGCGACTCATTCTGCTCGGCGACCGCGACCAACTGGCCTCAGTGGAAGCAGGTGCTGCGCTGGCGGACATCTGCGGTGACGGATCGGTGAAGGAATTTTCAAAAGTATTTCGGGAAAATCTTGCTGCTGTCTCCTCCAAAGCCGATGGCCTCTCAGAAGCGGCCGAACCATACCCCCCTCTTGCCGACGCCATAGTCCATCTGCACCGGACCTGGCGGTTCGACGATAAAAGTGGCATCGCGGCTGTCAGTAGGGCTGTCCGAACTGGAGACGTGGCAGCGACTCTCGCTGCGCTTACCGAGCCGCATGCGGATCTCACCTGGTTTCAGTCCGGGAGCATCGACGAGGCGAGGATAGCACTTCAACCACTTTTGGAGGAATATGCGACTGCACTTGAGGCGAAGACCGCAGAGGAGGCCTTCAGGGCTTGGGGAAGCCTGCGACTGCTGACGCCGCTGCGGCATGGGGTTTACGGGGTGGAGGGTCTCAACCGTCTCATCGATACCGGACTCCGGGAACTGGGTGCCATTCGCGGATCGGGATTCTGGCACCCCGGAAAGCCGATCATGGTCACGCGCAACGAACCATCACTAAATCTCTTTAACGGCGACATGGGCGTGACCCTGGAAGACGACGCGGGATACTTACGCGTCTGGTTTCCTGCCCCCCATGGGAGATGGCGGCACCTTTCCCCAACTCGGCTGACGGCCGTAGAAGAAGTCTACGCCATGACGGTCCACAAATCGCAAGGATCCGAGTTCGATGCAGTCTTTCTTCTGCTCCCGGACTACGAAAGCCCCGTCTTGACCCGAGAGATCCTGTACACCGCCCTTACTCGCGCCAAGAAACGCGCGACCGTCATTGGCGGCAACAAAACGATCGGAGCCTGCGTGGCCAAGGCGACTACCCGGCACTCAAACCTTGGAAATCTCCTAACAAATGTCTCACACCGCCAGGAGACAACCATCGGCTGA
- the recB gene encoding exodeoxyribonuclease V subunit beta, translating to MISPGPSPKQLVLERVPLSGCRTMIEASAGTGKTYALTALFLRLILEQGLSVDEVLVVTFTEAATAELKTRIRSRLTEVLAACRPGAAPSDEPILAGLMTTVGPDTARQRAATALRDFDLAAIYTIHAFCKKILTDYAFECGNLFRYDLLTDETVCQQQAVHDFYRCHIQNGHPLVAGHLGTTFQNDLHDLLEKTTRNPRLQLLPDDFPASCTDAASFSSSLEKKLQDARQTWQDLRKDFYTCLDNQTVLKSYLRAEDLPGLQASLDKFFQDGSTPLKIPAGADRLCASPLRDNLKKKATLHPYAFFTVWEDLMHHLDLHSVALQHKFAVGVTTALRRYKIARRQLGFADLLNESHAALHGPGGNLVRDRIRVGLKAALIDEFQDTDLLQYEIFHTLFADPPHALYCIGDPKQAIYAFRGADVFAYLEATRAADQILTQNVNWRSDPGMLDAVKALFGATNPFVVPQIAFEPVAARPGAGPRLTVAGEGLACLRVWHVRSEDAGDEPGKNVSKGKAEQPIALAVAEEIIRLLALADVGQATIVDTVSKKVRPLATSDFAVLVKSHSEAESIHEALTARGIPSVRQQTEKIFDSVEADELAMILQAVATYDKEGLRRAALATTILGWTAAELDALETDDEKREKLLEQFAGYHSIWAENGIMAMGSMLLTQEKIRERLLVLPDGERRLTNLLQCLELLHQRETETGLSVLDLIAWLAAVRAGSNAAEDEAGERLIRLETDAPAVQIMTVHKSKGLEFEIVFLPYVAWGDPKDIARCVYHDSTANYTPTLDISPELPDGTTEIIQTELEAERMRLFYVALTRAKCRCYLAWGAFGSVARTPLGRLLHEGNKPTAENVTHTLEALAKQCSFIEIATLPKPSQARLPSVVTDDIPLEAKQFTRRLDKTFGTTSFTALARNAAEGSRSPLFERDERDTAPFPPAGDSLPTGWRDPLPSGLLAGIMFHDFFDRVDFQAAASPDPDVRAGVERCALHCLTRHGLPPHLSGDLADLAQRVVLAPLPVGFTLAEVVRDNTVAEMEFLLPLDKLDEKVVARTYAKWATHFPYDWSPWAADLRPSIRQGFLTGSMDLVFRHAGRYYLLDWKSNRLAPEDYAPQRLRQVMAEHRYFLQYHFYCLALDRHLRACCPGYVPDRHFGGVLYVFLRGVGPDTPGQGIFHDQPNLDFLAELEQAILPTFPMMEASHAAR from the coding sequence ATGATCTCCCCCGGACCGAGCCCAAAACAACTTGTTCTTGAACGCGTTCCACTCTCGGGATGCCGCACGATGATTGAGGCCAGTGCGGGCACCGGAAAGACCTATGCACTTACGGCCCTGTTTTTGCGCTTGATACTCGAGCAGGGGCTGAGCGTGGACGAGGTGCTCGTCGTCACCTTCACCGAGGCCGCTACGGCTGAACTCAAGACCCGCATACGCTCCCGGCTTACGGAAGTTCTGGCGGCCTGTCGGCCTGGTGCAGCCCCTTCCGACGAGCCCATCCTGGCCGGCCTCATGACCACGGTTGGGCCAGATACGGCCAGGCAACGGGCGGCAACGGCCCTGCGGGACTTCGATCTGGCCGCCATTTATACGATTCATGCCTTTTGTAAAAAAATCCTTACTGACTATGCCTTCGAATGCGGCAACCTTTTTCGTTACGACCTGCTGACGGACGAAACCGTCTGCCAGCAACAAGCCGTTCACGACTTCTACCGGTGCCATATTCAGAACGGCCATCCCCTGGTGGCCGGGCATCTGGGCACTACCTTTCAGAATGATCTGCATGATCTACTCGAAAAGACAACCCGGAATCCTCGCCTGCAGTTGCTGCCTGATGACTTTCCAGCGTCTTGCACCGACGCGGCTTCCTTCTCAAGTTCCCTTGAGAAGAAACTGCAAGATGCCCGGCAGACGTGGCAGGATCTACGAAAGGACTTTTACACCTGTCTGGATAACCAGACAGTGCTCAAAAGTTATTTGCGTGCAGAGGACCTCCCTGGCCTGCAGGCAAGCCTTGACAAATTTTTCCAAGATGGATCTACCCCGTTGAAAATTCCTGCGGGCGCGGATCGTCTGTGCGCCTCACCTCTGCGAGACAACCTGAAAAAGAAAGCCACGTTGCACCCATATGCCTTCTTCACTGTGTGGGAAGACCTGATGCATCATCTGGACCTACACTCCGTGGCACTCCAACACAAATTTGCTGTTGGCGTGACGACCGCCTTGCGACGGTACAAAATAGCTCGTCGTCAGCTCGGTTTCGCCGATCTGCTCAACGAATCACACGCAGCCCTGCACGGCCCTGGCGGTAACCTCGTACGCGACCGGATCCGCGTCGGTCTCAAGGCCGCCCTTATCGATGAATTCCAGGACACGGACCTGCTCCAGTATGAAATCTTCCATACCCTCTTCGCCGATCCACCCCACGCCCTGTACTGCATTGGCGACCCTAAGCAGGCCATCTACGCTTTTCGCGGGGCCGACGTTTTCGCCTACCTTGAGGCTACCCGCGCCGCCGACCAGATTCTGACCCAAAACGTCAACTGGCGCAGTGATCCCGGGATGCTTGATGCCGTCAAGGCCCTTTTCGGTGCAACCAATCCCTTTGTCGTCCCGCAGATTGCCTTTGAGCCTGTCGCGGCCCGCCCTGGGGCAGGCCCTAGGCTGACCGTCGCCGGCGAAGGCTTAGCCTGCCTGCGTGTCTGGCATGTCCGTTCCGAAGACGCGGGGGACGAACCTGGTAAAAACGTCTCCAAAGGGAAGGCCGAACAGCCCATTGCCTTGGCCGTGGCCGAAGAAATCATACGATTGCTGGCCCTGGCCGATGTGGGCCAAGCCACAATCGTCGACACCGTGAGCAAAAAAGTACGTCCACTGGCCACCTCGGATTTCGCTGTACTGGTCAAGAGCCACTCCGAGGCGGAGAGTATCCACGAAGCACTGACCGCGCGGGGCATCCCAAGCGTGCGGCAGCAAACGGAAAAGATATTCGATTCCGTCGAGGCCGACGAACTAGCCATGATCCTCCAGGCTGTAGCCACATACGACAAAGAGGGACTACGCCGAGCGGCCCTGGCCACCACAATCCTGGGTTGGACGGCTGCCGAGTTGGATGCGCTTGAGACCGACGACGAGAAGCGAGAGAAACTGCTCGAACAGTTTGCCGGCTACCATTCCATATGGGCCGAAAACGGGATCATGGCCATGGGGTCGATGCTTTTGACTCAGGAAAAGATCCGAGAGCGTCTTCTCGTCCTGCCTGATGGGGAACGGCGGCTCACCAATCTCCTGCAGTGCCTGGAACTTCTCCACCAACGTGAGACCGAGACGGGCCTCAGCGTTCTGGATCTGATCGCTTGGCTGGCGGCGGTCCGGGCCGGATCGAATGCAGCTGAGGACGAGGCCGGCGAGAGGCTCATCCGCTTGGAGACTGATGCGCCGGCCGTGCAAATCATGACCGTACACAAGAGTAAAGGGCTCGAATTCGAGATCGTCTTTCTCCCCTACGTCGCGTGGGGCGACCCCAAGGACATTGCCCGTTGCGTCTACCATGACTCCACTGCGAATTACACACCGACACTAGACATCTCTCCAGAACTTCCAGATGGGACGACAGAGATCATTCAGACGGAACTCGAGGCGGAGCGGATGCGCCTGTTCTATGTTGCCCTGACCCGGGCCAAGTGCCGCTGCTACCTGGCCTGGGGGGCGTTCGGATCAGTGGCGCGTACGCCGCTTGGTCGATTGCTCCACGAGGGGAACAAGCCCACTGCCGAGAACGTGACTCATACCTTGGAAGCGCTGGCCAAACAGTGTTCCTTCATCGAAATTGCGACGCTGCCGAAGCCTTCCCAAGCGCGCCTTCCATCGGTGGTTACGGATGATATCCCTTTAGAAGCCAAGCAATTCACCCGCCGCCTCGACAAAACCTTTGGCACCACGAGCTTCACTGCGCTGGCAAGAAACGCGGCAGAGGGCTCCCGCTCCCCCCTTTTCGAGCGCGACGAGCGTGATACAGCACCTTTTCCCCCCGCTGGAGATTCCCTCCCGACAGGTTGGCGCGACCCGCTGCCATCCGGACTCCTGGCCGGCATTATGTTCCACGATTTCTTCGACCGTGTGGACTTCCAGGCCGCAGCCTCCCCAGACCCAGACGTACGTGCTGGCGTCGAGCGGTGCGCCCTCCATTGCCTTACCCGTCACGGTCTCCCCCCCCATCTGTCTGGGGATCTGGCCGACTTGGCCCAGCGGGTTGTCCTGGCCCCACTGCCCGTCGGCTTTACCCTGGCCGAAGTCGTCAGGGACAATACTGTAGCGGAAATGGAGTTCTTGCTTCCCCTGGATAAACTGGACGAGAAGGTCGTAGCCAGGACTTATGCCAAGTGGGCCACACATTTTCCGTACGACTGGAGCCCGTGGGCAGCCGATTTGCGTCCGTCCATCCGCCAGGGCTTTCTCACCGGATCCATGGACCTCGTCTTTCGCCACGCCGGCCGTTATTACCTGCTCGACTGGAAGTCAAACCGGCTAGCTCCCGAAGACTACGCACCACAACGCTTGCGACAGGTCATGGCCGAGCACCGCTACTTCCTCCAGTACCACTTCTACTGCTTGGCTCTGGACCGTCATCTGCGCGCCTGCTGCCCTGGCTATGTTCCTGACCGTCACTTCGGCGGGGTCCTCTACGTCTTCCTACGCGGGGTCGGCCCGGACACGCCTGGCCAGGGCATCTTCCACGACCAGCCGAACCTGGATTTCCTGGCTGAACTGGAGCAGGCGATCCTGCCGACGTTCCCGATGATGGAGGCCTCCCATGCTGCGCGCTGA
- a CDS encoding exodeoxyribonuclease V subunit gamma, with product METLVSLKILTGNRMEALVEAFLQDFPPPKDPFIKRVTVVQNRGMERHLRMEMARRHGVCCGMDFPFPVTLTYRLFTKLIPDLPREDDSSQTSMTWRIFAALDHLPKDSGEAADFTPVLHYLADHSPLKAWQLAREIARTFDRYQIFRPDMVRTWEEGNLEGIGLHETWQAALWRDIWQNAGCHRARARELFLEALDRPEAAKALPASIAFFAVASLPRYYTDLFTAIARHASVTFYLLEPGSTAKASTGTHAEAELAWNTAGADYHARLSAAATDNETRFLPPSGDRVLDLVHRDLFGTPASPELWHKALDHDATSVQIHCCHGVVRELEVLEDVLLNILQTHPDIEPRDILVMLADPGSRSGFVRAVFESATPPNRRIPFRIVTPDRSEPEPVIETFFHILALPLERFNLASLLSLLECQAIRSRFKLETADRDWVSNWFCEAGARWGIDADQKQELGLPALDDFTWSHAAGRLILGYALPEDQHQLFEGVAPLDAVEGTGAAILGRFLEFVSTLIAVLAPIDEVGTMPQWRDRLCAILEKLFAGPDAEGCTIVEQALTVMAYEAGRADCTALLDLQTATEALRERLDMGSTTTGLVSGAVTFSDMQALRGVPFKVVAVVGLDDGIFPGRDRRPGFDLMQAAPYPGDPKQRADDRRLFLEAVLSARDILIVTYRGRTQEENAPLPPSVVVSELLDLIDSRARNMDAPRPSERLVRNHRLQAFHSDYFRPDGDQRLFSYSTENCQCARGGGHEDTPFVVAALPDRPDLLPDPIDLGLLRRFLENPCRFFLEKRLGVSFPWDTGLLEIIEPLDGLNGLERYQCCQEVLEALLAGSPINPVTAYLQNANCLPPGAPGLSTLQDIRDTTLALKECIDAACDGASISSLTAAVVVPLTKGAITIQGSIQGVLPNRIVRWRPGTVRPKDLLAGWLDHVFLHAAGCDLPETLLIGTKGQYRFLPPANPLEILSSLLAIFLRGVREPVPFFPKTSEAFARTVLKGKPTDAAVTAAQKVWEDNKYPPIDGEGRDRHFAKCYPNTIHLRGEDFQSLANAIFHPLLQHVEDLA from the coding sequence GTGGAGACCCTTGTGAGTTTGAAAATTCTTACGGGAAACCGAATGGAAGCGCTCGTAGAAGCGTTTCTTCAAGACTTTCCTCCGCCAAAGGATCCTTTCATAAAGCGAGTTACGGTCGTCCAAAACCGTGGCATGGAACGCCATCTCCGCATGGAAATGGCCCGCCGGCATGGCGTCTGCTGCGGCATGGATTTTCCCTTTCCGGTCACGCTGACGTACCGCCTTTTTACCAAGCTCATCCCCGACCTCCCCAGGGAAGACGATTCGTCCCAGACGTCTATGACATGGCGCATCTTTGCCGCGCTTGATCACTTGCCCAAAGATAGTGGTGAAGCAGCCGATTTCACGCCAGTGCTGCACTACCTTGCGGATCATTCTCCGCTTAAGGCTTGGCAATTGGCTCGTGAAATCGCTCGCACTTTTGACCGCTACCAGATTTTCCGGCCAGACATGGTCCGGACCTGGGAAGAGGGCAACCTCGAAGGAATCGGCCTTCACGAAACGTGGCAAGCGGCGCTTTGGCGGGACATCTGGCAGAACGCAGGCTGCCATCGCGCCCGAGCTCGCGAACTGTTTCTCGAAGCACTGGACCGGCCAGAAGCCGCAAAGGCCCTTCCCGCCTCCATCGCCTTTTTCGCAGTTGCCTCGCTCCCGCGTTATTATACTGACCTCTTTACCGCTATCGCCCGGCATGCGTCCGTGACCTTTTATCTCCTGGAACCAGGCTCAACCGCCAAAGCTTCGACAGGGACACACGCTGAGGCAGAACTAGCTTGGAACACGGCTGGAGCCGATTATCACGCCCGCCTCTCTGCCGCTGCCACAGACAACGAGACGCGCTTCTTGCCCCCATCCGGCGATCGGGTCCTCGATCTTGTACATCGGGACCTTTTTGGCACTCCCGCTTCGCCCGAGTTGTGGCACAAGGCCTTGGACCATGACGCAACGTCGGTTCAGATCCACTGCTGCCATGGTGTCGTTCGCGAACTGGAAGTCCTTGAGGACGTCCTCCTCAATATTCTCCAGACCCATCCCGACATCGAACCGCGAGATATCCTGGTAATGCTGGCCGACCCCGGTTCTCGCAGCGGCTTTGTCCGGGCTGTATTTGAGTCGGCCACGCCGCCTAATCGTCGCATTCCCTTCCGTATCGTCACGCCAGATCGGTCTGAACCGGAGCCGGTCATTGAAACCTTTTTCCATATCCTCGCCCTTCCCCTTGAGCGATTCAATCTGGCGAGCCTGCTGTCCCTGCTCGAATGCCAAGCCATTCGCTCTCGCTTCAAACTCGAGACCGCCGACCGGGACTGGGTCAGCAATTGGTTTTGCGAGGCAGGAGCGCGATGGGGAATCGATGCGGATCAGAAACAGGAACTCGGCCTTCCGGCGCTGGATGATTTCACCTGGTCCCATGCCGCTGGCCGCCTAATCCTCGGCTATGCCCTTCCCGAAGATCAGCACCAGCTCTTTGAAGGTGTCGCGCCCCTGGACGCTGTCGAGGGAACCGGCGCGGCAATACTCGGTAGATTCCTGGAATTTGTTTCTACCCTGATCGCGGTTCTCGCACCGATTGACGAAGTTGGGACCATGCCTCAGTGGCGTGACCGTCTTTGCGCAATCCTTGAGAAATTGTTCGCCGGTCCTGATGCCGAAGGTTGCACGATAGTGGAACAGGCTTTGACCGTCATGGCGTATGAAGCGGGGCGGGCCGACTGCACCGCACTCCTCGACCTGCAGACCGCCACGGAGGCCTTACGGGAGCGGCTTGACATGGGCAGCACCACTACCGGGCTCGTATCCGGGGCGGTCACCTTCTCCGACATGCAGGCGTTGCGGGGCGTACCATTCAAAGTGGTGGCCGTCGTAGGACTCGACGATGGTATATTTCCGGGACGGGACCGCCGGCCCGGCTTCGACCTTATGCAGGCCGCGCCATACCCTGGAGACCCCAAGCAGCGAGCTGACGACCGCCGGCTCTTTCTGGAAGCTGTCCTTTCTGCCCGTGACATACTCATTGTGACCTACCGGGGACGGACCCAGGAGGAGAATGCACCGTTGCCCCCAAGCGTGGTCGTGAGTGAGTTGCTGGATCTGATCGACAGCCGGGCCCGTAACATGGATGCCCCCCGCCCATCCGAACGGCTGGTACGCAACCACCGGCTGCAAGCTTTTCACAGTGACTATTTCAGACCAGATGGAGACCAGCGTCTTTTCAGCTATTCAACTGAAAACTGCCAATGCGCCCGGGGCGGCGGTCACGAGGACACACCTTTTGTCGTGGCGGCCCTCCCCGATCGTCCTGACCTCCTGCCCGACCCGATCGACCTGGGCCTACTGCGCCGCTTCCTGGAAAACCCCTGCCGGTTCTTTCTCGAGAAGCGACTCGGCGTCTCATTCCCCTGGGATACCGGTCTGCTCGAGATCATCGAGCCCCTCGACGGCCTAAATGGGCTGGAGCGGTACCAGTGCTGCCAGGAGGTTCTGGAGGCTCTTTTGGCGGGCTCGCCCATCAATCCGGTCACCGCATACCTCCAGAACGCAAACTGTCTGCCTCCGGGTGCACCCGGCCTCTCCACGCTCCAGGATATTCGCGACACCACCCTTGCCCTTAAGGAATGCATTGACGCGGCCTGCGACGGAGCATCCATCTCGAGCCTCACCGCCGCCGTCGTGGTTCCACTCACGAAGGGCGCAATCACGATCCAGGGCTCCATCCAGGGGGTTCTGCCCAACAGAATCGTGCGGTGGCGTCCTGGAACCGTCCGACCCAAGGATTTGCTCGCCGGATGGCTGGATCACGTCTTTCTCCATGCCGCCGGCTGCGACCTTCCCGAAACCCTACTCATAGGAACCAAAGGCCAATATCGTTTCTTGCCTCCCGCCAACCCGTTGGAAATCCTTTCGTCCCTACTTGCAATTTTCCTGCGTGGAGTCCGAGAGCCGGTGCCGTTTTTTCCCAAGACATCAGAAGCCTTCGCAAGGACGGTCCTCAAGGGGAAACCCACGGATGCGGCTGTCACAGCGGCTCAAAAAGTATGGGAGGACAACAAATACCCCCCGATCGATGGTGAGGGGCGAGATCGCCATTTCGCCAAGTGTTATCCCAATACAATCCATCTGCGGGGCGAAGATTTCCAAAGTCTAGCCAACGCCATCTTCCATCCTCTTCTCCAACACGTGGAGGACTTGGCATGA
- a CDS encoding PcfJ domain-containing protein, which produces MIIGQEFCSLHQGTGMLTLDLRDLYGFEGGLVRIAPWHDRLLVERMDKHGWVQDDTALDYPLITEATETLPKGHPMRRFCEGLPAWASDTARPFRINQLRLLRILSVDPKAQELAVNAPIVFWLLAECLGDQASTEDILGLTRCRRRDILGKALGDSSNSLLNFLCKLDKFSYELTDLERLRLLVAGKAWVGLRHMGRLNWQVLKLFLKQDDWLDYSGVRRLLHVPQGAVALERFNQWKRVAGDIQRIAAVLQLQPLTERLKQVRDHAQLRRLHDTLTARLNRQRALEIEGRFQKPFPLAPLPGDQVIQPITNVSDLLDEGTAMHHCVASYIDLIFEGKSFIYKVLAPERATLQIVRLPDGKLRVGQLKLACNAETSQETVNQVSNWFNTVYKPSQTSNNQPFY; this is translated from the coding sequence ATGATCATCGGCCAAGAATTTTGTTCCCTCCATCAAGGGACAGGCATGTTAACCCTTGATCTGCGAGATCTGTACGGATTCGAAGGTGGCCTTGTTCGCATAGCCCCCTGGCATGATCGACTACTTGTCGAAAGAATGGATAAGCATGGATGGGTCCAGGATGACACCGCACTGGATTATCCCTTGATAACGGAAGCCACGGAGACACTTCCCAAGGGCCACCCCATGCGGCGCTTCTGCGAGGGGCTTCCAGCTTGGGCCAGTGATACGGCCAGGCCTTTTCGAATCAATCAACTGCGTCTGCTGCGTATCCTGAGCGTCGATCCCAAGGCCCAAGAACTCGCCGTGAACGCGCCTATTGTTTTTTGGCTCCTAGCGGAGTGTCTTGGGGACCAAGCCAGCACAGAAGACATCCTGGGACTAACCCGGTGCCGACGCCGAGACATTCTTGGGAAAGCGCTTGGCGACTCATCAAATTCCTTGCTTAACTTCCTGTGCAAACTTGACAAGTTCAGTTATGAGTTGACGGACCTCGAACGACTGCGTCTCCTGGTCGCCGGCAAAGCTTGGGTCGGCTTGCGACATATGGGACGACTCAACTGGCAGGTGCTGAAACTCTTTCTTAAACAGGATGACTGGCTGGACTACTCGGGTGTCCGCAGACTCCTGCACGTCCCGCAGGGGGCCGTAGCCCTGGAACGGTTCAACCAATGGAAACGCGTGGCTGGAGACATTCAACGGATCGCGGCGGTCTTACAATTGCAACCTCTGACGGAACGTCTGAAACAGGTCAGGGACCACGCCCAGTTGAGGCGACTCCATGATACCCTGACAGCTAGATTGAACCGCCAACGGGCACTAGAGATCGAAGGCCGGTTTCAAAAGCCGTTTCCTCTCGCCCCGTTGCCTGGGGATCAGGTTATTCAGCCCATCACGAATGTCTCGGATCTTTTGGACGAAGGGACAGCCATGCACCACTGTGTGGCAAGCTACATTGACCTGATATTTGAAGGCAAGAGCTTCATTTATAAAGTTCTGGCACCAGAGCGCGCCACATTGCAAATCGTTCGTCTCCCAGACGGGAAACTTCGCGTTGGCCAACTCAAGCTGGCATGCAATGCAGAAACTTCCCAGGAAACCGTTAATCAGGTCTCGAATTGGTTCAACACAGTGTACAAACCTAGCCAAACCAGCAACAATCAACCCTTTTACTAG
- a CDS encoding DUF4372 domain-containing protein: MSHRSTLFSQTLSLVPRHVFQKLEGRHKTGRSSRKFGFKEQFTVMAFIQLAARRSMRDGLRALSAAGSRLYQAMWHNRCNSLWIQVPHLAISGSFRSASPLAWRIKCARQV, from the coding sequence ATGAGTCATCGTAGCACCCTTTTCTCCCAAACGCTATCCCTGGTCCCCAGACATGTTTTCCAGAAGCTTGAAGGCCGGCACAAGACTGGCCGTTCCTCCCGCAAGTTCGGGTTCAAGGAGCAGTTCACCGTCATGGCCTTCATCCAGCTTGCGGCGCGCCGATCCATGCGCGACGGCCTGCGCGCCTTGTCCGCCGCCGGGAGCAGGCTGTACCAGGCCATGTGGCACAACCGCTGCAATTCCTTATGGATCCAGGTGCCACATTTGGCGATCTCGGGATCTTTTCGCTCCGCAAGCCCTTTGGCGTGGCGGATCAAATGCGCCAGACAGGTTTGA
- the tnpA gene encoding IS200/IS605 family transposase, with the protein MREWESQAHVRWYCRYHVVFIPKYRKKAIFGRLRKEIGGVFRELCEQFGLELVEGHALPDHVHMCLSIPPKFSVANAIGKLKGKSAILIHRRFLGKTKNLTGYHFWARGYCVSSVGLNEDKVREYIRNQEDHELRQIQLPLQGLDVKPTK; encoded by the coding sequence ATGCGAGAATGGGAAAGCCAAGCGCACGTTCGTTGGTATTGCCGGTACCACGTCGTGTTCATCCCCAAATATCGGAAGAAGGCGATCTTTGGAAGGTTGCGGAAGGAGATAGGCGGAGTCTTCCGTGAGCTGTGCGAGCAATTTGGGTTGGAGTTGGTCGAAGGGCATGCCTTGCCTGACCACGTGCACATGTGTTTGAGCATCCCGCCCAAGTTCAGCGTCGCCAACGCGATAGGAAAGCTCAAAGGGAAATCTGCGATTCTTATCCACCGAAGATTCCTCGGGAAGACCAAGAATTTGACGGGTTATCACTTTTGGGCGCGTGGCTACTGCGTAAGCTCCGTTGGCTTGAACGAAGATAAAGTCCGAGAGTACATCCGCAACCAAGAAGATCATGAGCTACGCCAGATACAATTACCGCTACAGGGGCTGGACGTAAAACCAACCAAGTAA